Within the Eleginops maclovinus isolate JMC-PN-2008 ecotype Puerto Natales chromosome 5, JC_Emac_rtc_rv5, whole genome shotgun sequence genome, the region GATCAGGTGACTCTGAGGATGAAGCAGTTGGTGCAAACACAGATTTGTAACcagaaatgatttaaagtgGCTGTTATTGGTCTGAAAGTAAACTGATTTGACCAAAAATGCTgcactttgaaatgtattgtcaacttttattttgtacaataaagtaacaaaaacatCCATTTCCTCAGGCTTATTTGTCCTTACACCTTTCCCACTTCTGCAAAGTGTTGTCCGCAGCAGTTTAAGAGGGCGGTGATATGATTGAGAGAGCCTCATGTTTTGTCCAAACTAAATGAATGAGCCGACAATATATAAGCAGACATATTTACATTCTGTCTTGAagtttgcaaaataaaaagccatTGATGCGAGTTTCCTCTTTTTACCCACACTGATGCAAAGGATGTTTTGTACTTTGTAATCAAACTATATGccaaataacagaaaaaaaatcacagaacTATTCATGGAAGTTAAAAAGCAAATTACATTTGTCAAAAACACCTTTTAAggtaaacatattttaaacattcataCTAACTGTTGTTGTGACCCACTGAAATTGCATCAACTCTTAAGTCCAACTGTTGCCCAGCTACAATAAGAATAATAGTCCGGCATTTTGAAAACGTTTTCACAACCATACGCACATGATTTCAAGATCATACCCAtcgacacacaaacacatttggatCAATCATCAAAACGAATCGATCGACTTGAATTGATGTCAATGGAGAACTCTTATTGGAAGCCGGAGTAAACCCGAGTCCTGTGCCCCTGTTATTGAAGTCCATCCGACGTGACTGTGCACGTTCAAACTCTCCCAGAAGCCCTTGCTGCAACTGTTCCTGTCCACCCTTCCCCAGGGCCATGTTTGCTGTCCCGCCGCTGCCCGTAGCCGGCTGGAAACCCTTTTTGAAGCCGCCCATCAACCGAAGGAACTTCTGCTGCTTCTCAGAGCTGTTGAACTCTGCGGTGCTCCACTGGCCAAGGCcctgagaaagaaagatatTGGGGGTAAATATTAAAAATTAAAGTGCTAAGGAGTTCTCTGCTGGTTTTACACTTAATTGTTTGTCAGGAGTTTTCCATAGTCTGATAAAATAACCCTGGTTGTGTTCAGTTATTCTAAGAGATTCAATTGGTTAAATTTCAGAAactcacaagaaaaaaagtgactTTACTCGGAGAATAAAAAACGGAATCAACCTAATGATAGCACAGGCCACAACCACACGTTTAGTTGGGactttaaataatataagataTCCTTTCTCATCCAAatcagtaatgtttttttttccaaatccaCCAGACCCACGAAATTGGCTTCTCCAGGTCTGGATGCTTATGAAAATGTGGGTGATTATAGCCTAAAATCTCAAGTGTTCCATCATTGTTAAATCTGTTTTCAAAGAATAATGTGATTAGGTCATCCACGACAAGTGGCATCCTCTGTGGTGTGATGAGGACTATCCAACTTTGCAAAGTAGGATGGTTTTTTTAGGTCCCTAAACCTTATTATGTATAACCCTAAAACACTGGAGTACCCTTTTAAAAGAAATCCATCTAAAAAGGGAAATCCAAGATTTGAATTCCTATAGAAAAAGCAATAATACTGACCATTGGTTTGGCCGGAGGCTGCGAGGCCCTGTCGACTTCCATTTGTAAAGCCTGTCTTCTTTCCTGTGACAAACAACCACGCGCTTTATTAAGCTTTATGTGTAAATGACGCATCAAGTAGTTAACacgttcatttaaaaaaagcaagaaattGAATATGAGTATTTACAGAAATTCTATCCACAGCAATAAATATCAACACACAGACTCATGAGAACCCTGTTTACCTGGTTGATGTTGACCTCatcactgtttctgttttctccGACTGGAAGACCACGTCAAGGACGTTGTGTGATTCCtgaaacatgacaaaaacagGTTCACTTCCGATGTAAAAAgcataaaacattaaagcatggcgTTGATCATTTCTaacaacaaacactcacaaGTTGGTCTTCCACTTCTTCTTTaatcttcttctctttcttcttctttttggcAACAGTTACAGACCTAACAGTCTCCACCGGTTTCTCCTCCTCAGTGGaatttttctccttcttcttttgttCTTCTTGCCAGCAGTTTCACTACTTTGCTCCTGAACTTCATCACATTTGAGTTCTGAtgcttctttctcctctccctttccccttttcttcttcttcttctttggctCTGTGTCCTCTAGTTCACTAACCTCCACAGAAGTTTGTTTACGCTtttctatttttccttttgtctttggctccttttcttcctcctctatAACATTGATCTCACTCTCtgcagatttctttttcttttttttgagcATATTTTCTTCTGTTGCTTCTTTGCTCTTTTTGGCGttgcatttgattttgattgtTTCTAATTCACTTCCATCTTTTTTACTATCAGCTGACTTCTTTCTATTTTTCACCTTCACATCTTTTACCTCTGGTGTTTTTAACATCACTCCATTCTTTTCCACTTTCGACTTTTTTGTGTCACCATCTACAGGTTcaatggttttctttttcttccctttaACTTTCACCTCAACCTCCTCTGTGCTTTCTACTAAAGTGTTTTTTCGTTTCTTGGCTTTCTTCTGCAAACCATCCTTTACACCAggcttttcttcctcctcctcctcctccccatctactgatttaatttgatcagacttgttttttgctttgttctttttcttctgtttcttttctgcttCTTCGTCTTCTTTCACTGAACTGAATTCTTCCATTTCCACctgcttgttcttcttctttttactgATTTGATTGTCATTTCCTTTCTTGGCATCAGAACCATTGACACCATTTAGAGATTCAGAAgcagttttcttcttttttttcttcttctctaccTTGTCACCAGCTCCATCCGAAGACTGCTTTTCTGAATCTATAACAATATCTACTTTTGcactcctcttctccttcttttctttttttataacaaCTTGGCTCCCATTTTCATtagttatgttgttgttttccagcaGAGAGGCTTTTACTTTCTTGTGTTTCTTCTCCTTTACACATTTCTCCTCACTCTGCTctttcttcatcttcattttcCCCCCTTTCCACTCCACTACAGCAGACCACTTGCTCATCtagtgaaagaaacaaaaatacgGTAAGACAATACCTTTAGATTTTACATTAGGCTCTATGTGTGACTAACAGCGAAATAAATACCAACCAAGGGTTTGGCTGAGCTGGAACTGCTGCCCAATGTCTTTTTGCAGGGCCAGTCACTTTACCTGCTGGATACAGAGGGGAATTGTGTTAAAAGGTTTATAATTTGAATGCAACAACAACTACTACTCTTACTTATCAGCAAACTCATTTTTGTGTCAGTATGTGCAGATCATTCAAACACTGCACATGAGCAACTTTTTTTGCAGGTTCTACTTATCCATGTACACTTCTCCGGTTGTGTAAAACATGGACAGGtcgttgtgtttttatctgttttgCCCTCCAATGAAATGAACATGCTTTCAGTGAGTGAACACATCGATGTCAACAACATCAGTAATGGATGCATGACATCAAGTTACGATTTAACAAATCTAGAATAATAACAttgcaaaaacacaactttcATTTTTTGAATAAGATGCCCACGTTTATTTTTAGCACTCTCTTGGTACACCATGTTAGCTGGCAGCTAACAGCGGCAGCTAACGTGTACTTGTTAAAAGTAGTTAAAAGGTTAAACcaataaagaaacaaactaaagaGTCAGCAAGCTGTTAAGACTATTTATTTAAGCTGAACAGttagttttgaaatgttaagCTGATGATCTGTAAACTTACTTTGCACTCTTTGATAATTCACGTGGATACCGCTTTCCTTTATTCACCCGGAAGTAGTTCCCATTGTTTCCTCTTAGCGACGAGCAAGGCTTCCGTAGCAACGAGAGCCCACTACTAAATTCAACAGGTATGTTAGCCTGACTACCATATactatttaataaatgatgtgaGTTACTCCTGAACGTGTGTATGTTCATTTATGTAGATAACACTTAGataagatacaaaataaagctaGCTCGGCCAGTCCAAACAGTGTTAGTTGTTTGGCCCTTTTATCAAACCAACATATTTACGTATTTATTACAAATGTAAGATACTGCTGTAGTCAGTCAGCAAAAGGCCTAGGCATGGCCCAGTtataaataatactaataagTATAAAAAATCAAACCGAAATTAACAGGAAAAAAcgtaaataaacaacaatgaaaTATGGTTAAAGTGTATTATCTTAGAAGGTAGGCAGGGTTTTGACTACTGTCCCTTTTCATTATTCACATAACGTCTTCTGTCACTTTGTGTATGTACATACAAGTACAAAATCATGAATGAATGAGAAGAGATGGTCTGATAGTTTGCAACAGTATCCCTAATACAATCGAAAAGAAGGCATCCCAGTGTGACTGCCCTAAGCAAAACCACAAAAGTATTCTGAACAATTTTGTTTTAAGGCGTGGTCAGAGAACACTGTTTCAAACTAGTTTGTTTCAAGCCTGCTCTACCCTTACAATTTTGCCTTTAAACTAAACCCAACATCTGCCTCACATTCAGCTCCAGAAGCCAAAGGGCCAGTTGACCAGAATGCCTATTGAATAACATTGGCTCTAGCTTGCATATGCAACTACAGTACTTCTAGTCACCTGCTGCCCCAAAATCCTGCTGCATCACCTGGTGTCCAGCCAGTGAAGATCTAGCAATCACCTTGATGGTCTCCTATTTAGAGTCTTACAACTAAAGCTTTTGGAGGTGAGTCGTATCTATCCACTTAAGACCTCATCCGCTGCCTACTACTTCTAGCTTAAATACCACCCACGTCTATGCCAGCTACTTCCCAATCATTTATCTCTAGCTGCCTTGAGGACTTTAACATAGAATCTGGGCAAGCTGCAGTCCCATCCATTATATGCAGCCTCTAATATCCAAAGCATTAGGGGGCAGTGACTTGAGGTCACTTTTTAAACACTCCTaaattttatttattattagatCGGCTTTGTTACTATTCTTGATGAATagagatactgtatgtactggGTCTCAATTCAACACACAACCTACTGTACATTGAAATCAATGTCCCAACAGTTTTTATAATGTCTTAACACCTAACATTACCTATGTCACTAAGTTGCTGCTCACCATTTTTAGCTatggatgtgtacttatttgtctttaattttTGTTCTAGTATAactaatgcatgtttttcttctctatgTTTAATAAGTTAGCTTACTCTTTATTATTTcatgccttttctttttaactgcTATGCcgctttttgctgtaacactgtacaTTTCTCCGCTGtggaataaaggatttctgattctgattccgaCCGCACAGGGGTAAAACTTCATGCAAGCTTTATATACTTGGTAAAATCATTCAGAAATCTTCTTATTTCTAGAGATAAAAAACTAGATCAACCTCATTCTATACTgtgtatacaaataaatacttttctaATGTGTTAAAGATGcacttgtgatttttttaaataaaattcagAATCACATATAAAAATGAGTTCGAAGTATCAACTGGAAACCTTACATTTCATGATTCTATTTAATTAATTGTTGATTTATTCACAGCTTTTTGTGTGCTGTGAAATTTGTGAGCATGATATGTTTTCTCTGTCACTGCATATGCCTCTCATCATATGTGTTTATAGCTGATTGTATACTGTAGCTGCATCTCTAGAAAGTGACTCATAGAGAAAGACAAAAGACCAGCTCAATGACCAGACAATAATTAACAGATATATGCACTGATGTATTAGCCACTTTGTGCAAACCACATTACAGACATTCATGTTACGCTGCCATAAGACAGTGACAGGGCTATCACTATAagagcattttaaaaaggaaaataccaTTTTAACATTTGGATTATTTACACAATTAAAACTCAGGTATATAGGGTTAATACATACAGATCTTGTAATGGTTATATTTGCATTGTACAATATCTGAGCTCACAGAAAGGCAAATtctttagtttagttttataaCAAAGAGAAAACGTCATAAAATAGTCATAGTGAATTGAATTATAGCTTGATGAATTGTCCTGGGTTGAATTGACTGTTTCTAAGGAAATGAAAACTACTGCTTATTAGAAATCTGACTTGGTGCCAAACTTTGCCCTTCTACTAATAAAaactgtgtacatgtgtgtaagTCGGTTCCAGTTATATTCACAGTGATGGATGAGTTAATGTTTGCTCTAGATTAAATTTGAAGGGACAAAATGACAGTTGCAATACAATTTCTATGATCAATATAGCCTAATGGAACCCAGGGTGAGCTTCggaaaacatgaatgaaacTGGTTGAGAAAACAGTCCAACCTCAATGTCCATTTGGTAGCTATTCCAGAGCCTTCAGTTGTACAACATGTTCTTCCTTTGAGCACTTTAAGTGGATTTGTCAACCGCTGTTTCCATTTTCAAGAACAAGCTTTGCAATAAACCTGGTATTTCTTTtctatatgtatataaaaattctataaaacatttaaaatacattttgacaaaatacattacCTCTAAATTGCGCTTTTACATGCATCTCAAATGATCAGACATCTCAAATATCACAATGCCCAGGTATAATATAGTGCAAAatcacaacctcaaacagtaaACGTTACTGTATACACTGCAGCATTGCAGTATTAAATGGCTTTAATCATAGGCTAATTAAAAACGACTAATCCATCCGCTGTAGACTCATTTTAGCCTTTTAAATCATCCGATTATTATTCAGAACTTTACACCAGCTCTGTTACTGCATGACAGTTATGTGTATGAAATGTCCAATAGCACTGATAATAaaatggagacatggagagaaAAACCCTGATAGTGCTTTGGGTCTTCCCAGCATGTAATGCAGAGGCCATGCCAGCTCTGTGGGCGTACGTTTAAATAGACATCCTACaggcttgtttttttctgagatgTACTCTTACACCAGATACAAAGAGAAggaaagtgttgtttttatgaagCTAACATCACTGATGAGCTGGCTTTAGATAGTTACAGCAATCATGTAGAGCAGCTCACACACCATGTGTACTTCTATACAATCAAATCATACTTTAATCGTAACTTTATTATGGTTAATACCACTAGTGTTCGCTATTAGCCTAATTACATTCGCCCTCATGATGCACTccttgtttatgtatttatttacatattacaATTAAAACCACCTGTGCCTGAATAATGCTCCATTACACCTGTTGACTTATGACAATATCTCCTAAGCTATGGAAGCTGAGTCCCTTCGACCCTCTCTTTTGTGATTTTCTGTCCAGTCCGCTAAAAAAAAGGAACGCAATAGGAGAGCAACAATACTATCAGGATTaattgttaaaatgtcaaattcatACATGTACGATACATTGCATGGTGCATTTTTAAGGTTCTATCACATCCATCCTGTATGATAGGCGTTGTTTTtcatctccttcttctccttagGCAACAGGAAATTCTATAATCACACACCAGTGTTACACCAGCGTTTCTTCTTCAAGTCTTGTCACATATTACCATAACCGTCGTCCAGTGTAGTTAACTGGGGCTGTAGGCATCTAGACGAAAGAAACAAAATCATGTTGTAATCAAGTTTACTATTGTTATGGTTGGTTATTTTTATGTAGATGAGACAACAATTcacaatgtgtgtttctttcataCTTACCGTTCCACCATTCATGACCAGAGCCATCTCAGTGGGTTGGTAAACGTGACCTCTGAAGGCAATGCCAGGACGCATACTCCCGTGGCTGCTGTGGTATGTTCCAGTTCGGAGTGCTGACCGACCAGGAAAGGTAAAGAACATACACAGGTACAAGTTATGACTGTCATCCTAACAAATGTTACATCTACTAGACCATAATGGCTCCAGTTTCAAGGGTAGCTTACCTACTATTAGATGGCATATTTGCACTGCTTGTTATGTCACGGCTCTACACTTTTGTGCCTTCCTTTAGCAAAATGTGTGGATGGTACCTGGTGCTGTTTTTATACTATCTCAGTGGAAGTTCTTACCAAGCTATGCATAAACTAGAAGGTGAAGTTAAGACACTTATAACTAATGAATAATCAATGAGAGTATTCACCAGCGGATTATCTTGCGCAAACCTCAACCTTTCTTTATTTGCTCTatccaaatattttaaaagattgtAACTGTGTAAACTAAAATGCACAATATGCTGCGCAACTGATGCAGCGTTGCTACGTCAATCACCTGATCATCCCACCTACACTTAGGGGGTACTATTCCcagagaaaaactaaataagcCGAATCAAAAATGCTGATTTGAGCAGAGCCGTACCATGCAGTGGAAAATCAGAACAGACATACAGTAGATGACAGTGCTACTGATTTGACACAGACAAAACATATTACATGTGTAGGACTTCATTTGGGGGATTGTTAGCATAAGGATGCCTACAAGCCATGGACgcttctctttttttgctcCATCTTGGGTAGATTTTAGGACACTATCTAGCAAATACTTTTCTCGGAACTTGGAAAATGCAGCTTCAATGGCGTACAATAAAAGATTACACTATTTAGTCATAAGCAAAAGGGATTCTTCTGATAAGGTGTGCTAACTTTGTATTGTTTATGCCAAAGTCAGTTAAATGTGACAGACAGTTATAGAGTCAGGTATATCTATCTTATCTTTGCTCAAATTAGCCAATAAAAAACACTAGTATGTTGTTTATCCTATTTGTAGGAGCCAAATGTAaagtttatgtgtttttatttattgtgtgttaCTTTTTGCATATTATTGGTGGTGGGTGTGCATTGGGGTTTTGGGCAGAGTATGTGGTTGTTTAACCTGGCTGCACTCAGCTGCTCAGTTTGGTTTTGTATGGAAAGCGAGGGGGTGAGAGGGGAGGCCAAACATTCTGTTGACCGCAATTTTCTTCCGCAGTCCTACAACAATTTTCATCAT harbors:
- the knop1 gene encoding LOW QUALITY PROTEIN: lysine-rich nucleolar protein 1 (The sequence of the model RefSeq protein was modified relative to this genomic sequence to represent the inferred CDS: inserted 3 bases in 3 codons) encodes the protein MSKWSAVVEWKGGKMKMKKEQSEEKCVKEKKHKKVKASLLENNNITNENGSQVVIKKEKKEKRSAKVDIVIDSEKQSSDGAGDKVEKKKKKKKTASESLNGVNGSDAKKGNDNQISKKKKNKQVEMEEFSSVKEDEEAEKKQKKKNKAKNKSDQIKSVDGEEEEEEEKPGVKDGLQKKAKKRKNTLVESTEEVEVKVKGKKKKTIEPVDGDTKKSKVEKNGVMLKTPEVKDVKVKNRKKSADSKKDGSELETIKIKCNAKKSKEATEENMLKKKKKKSAESEINVIEEEEKEPKTKGKIEKRKQTSVEVSELEDTEPKKKKKKRGKGEEKEASELKCDEVQEQSSETAGKKXQKKKEKNSTEEEKPVETVRSVTVAKKKKKEKKIKEEVEDQLESHNVLDVVFQSEKTXNSDEVNINQERRQALQMEVDRASQPPAKPMGLGQWSTAEFNSSEKQQKFLRLMGGFKKGFQPATGSGGTANMALGKGGQEQLQQGLLGEFERAQSRRMDFNNRGTGLGFTPASNKXFSIDINSSRSIRFDD